The Papilio machaon chromosome 28, ilPapMach1.1, whole genome shotgun sequence genome includes a window with the following:
- the LOC123720904 gene encoding histone H1-like yields MADTAVASETPAPATPAKKPKATAASAGGVKKPKAKPTHPKTSEMVTSAIKELKERSGSSLQAIKKYIAAQYKVDAEKLAPFIRKYLKSAVESGALIQTKGKGASGSFKLESKSAASKKPAVASKSGAAKSTAPSAAGSAAAKTKKGAAATAAGAGKAKKAASAAASSPSKAKPSAAIKDKKAAAAKKKPAAARKTAGVQSGGVSKAKNAAPKAKKSAKPPTKKPKAPKPKKATTPKSKPAAAASKKASAAKK; encoded by the coding sequence ATGGCCGACACCGCAGTTGCATCGGAAACCCCCGCACCCGCGACCCCAGCGAAGAAACCAAAGGCGACCGCGGCCTCTGCCGGCGGTGTTAAGAAGCCGAAGGCGAAGCCCACTCATCCGAAAACATCGGAGATGGTCACCAGTGCTATCAAGGAGCTGAAGGAACGAAGCGGATCCTCTCTGCAGgctattaagaaatatatcgCAGCACAATACAAAGTCGACGCAGAGAAACTGGCTCCGTTTATCAGGAAATACTTGAAGAGCGCAGTCGAATCCGGTGCTCTCATTCAGACCAAAGGCAAAGGAGCATCCGGTTCGTTCAAACTCGAATCTAAATCGGCCGCCTCCAAGAAACCGGCGGTGGCGAGCAAGAGCGGCGCTGCCAAGAGCACCGCCCCATCAGCCGCCGGATCTGCAGCTGCGAAAACGAAGAAGGGCGCTGCTGCGACCGCCGCCGGCGCAGGGAAAGCTAAGAAGGCCGCTTCCGCTGCTGCCTCATCGCCGTCCAAAGCGAAACCATCCGCCGCAATCAAGGACAAGAAAGCGGCTGCCGCTAAAAAGAAGCCCGCCGCCGCCAGAAAGACCGCCGGAGTGCAGAGCGGAGGTGTCTCCAAAGCTAAAAATGCTGCGCCGAAAGCTAAAAAGAGCGCCAAGCCACCGACGAAGAAACCTAAAGCACCAAAACCGAAAAAGGCGACGACCCCAAAGTCTAAGCCCGCAGCTGCAGCGTCCAAGAAGGCTTCCGCCgccaaaaaataa
- the LOC123722626 gene encoding histone H2B yields MPPKTSGKAAKKSGKAQKNISKSDKKKKKHKRKESYAIYIYKVLKQVHPDTGISSKAMSIMNSFVNDIFERIAAEASRLAHYNKRSTITSREVQTSVRLLLPGELAKHAVSEGTKAVTKYTSSK; encoded by the coding sequence ATGCCGCCGAAAACAAGTGGAAAAGCCGCCAAGAAATCGGGCAAGGCCCAAAAGAACATCTCCAAGTCTgataagaaaaagaagaagcaCAAGAGGAAGGAGAGCTACGCCATCTACATTTACAAAGTGCTCAAACAAGTGCACCCCGACACCGGTATATCGAGCAAGGCCATGTCTATCATGAATTCGTTCGTCAACGACATCTTCGAACGTATCGCGGCTGAGGCCTCCCGTCTCGCCCACTACAACAAGCGCTCTACCATAACATCAAGGGAGGTGCAGACATCCGTGAGACTGCTACTGCCCGGTGAATTAGCCAAGCACGCCGTCAGTGAAGGCACAAAGGCCGTCACCAAATACACCAGCTCGAAGTGA
- the LOC123722625 gene encoding histone H3-like produces MARTKQTARKSAGGKAPRKQLATKAARKSAPATGGVKKPHRYRPGTVALREIRRYQKSTELLIRKLPFQRLVREIAQDFKTDLRFQSSAVMALQEASEAYLVGLFEDTNLCAIHAKRVTIMPKDIQLARRIRGERA; encoded by the coding sequence ATGGCTCGTACTAAGCAAACGGCTCGCAAATCCGCCGGTGGAAAGGCGCCTCGTAAACAGCTCGCAACGAAAGCGGCACGTAAGAGCGCACCAGCCACCGGCGGAGTGAAGAAACCTCATCGCTACAGGCCCGGAACTGTCGCTCTCCGTGAGATTCGCCGTTACCAAAAGAGCACCGAGCTTCTTATTCGCAAGTTGCCATTCCAACGTTTAGTTCGTGAGATCGCGCAAGATTTCAAGACTGATCTGCGTTTCCAGAGCTCTGCTGTGATGGCTCTTCAGGAAGCAAGCGAGGCCTATCTCGTTGGTCTTTTCGAAGACACGAACTTGTGCGCTATTCACGCCAAACGTGTCACCATCATGCCTAAAGACATTCAGCTCGCACGTAGAATTCGCGGCGAGCGCGCCTaa
- the LOC106713223 gene encoding histone H2A: MSGRGKGGKVKGKAKSRSNRAGLQFPVGRIHRLLRKGNYAERVGAGAPVYLAAVMEYLAAEVLELAGNAARDNKKTRIIPRHLQLAIRNDEELNKLLSGVTIAQGGVLPNIQAVLLPKKTEKKA, translated from the coding sequence atgtctgGACGCGGCAAAGGTGGCAAAGTTAAGGGGAAGGCAAAGTCTCGTTCGAATCGTGCCGGTCTCCAGTTCCCGGTAGGTCGTATACACAGATTGCTGCGTAAGGGCAATTACGCGGAGCGTGTCGGTGCCGGTGCTCCCGTCTATCTCGCTGCGGTTATGGAATATCTCGCTGCTGAAGTTCTCGAGTTGGCCGGCAATGCGGCTCGCGACAACAAGAAGACAAGAATCATTCCCCGACATCTGCAGCTCGCCATCCGCAACGACGAAGAATTGAACAAACTTCTATCCGGAGTGACCATCGCGCAGGGCGGTGTGCTACCTAATATTCAGGCAGTCCTCTTGCCCAAGAAGACCGAGAAGAAGGCTTAA